A stretch of Aureispira sp. CCB-E DNA encodes these proteins:
- a CDS encoding type IX secretion system membrane protein PorP/SprF produces MKKYIYLSLCACLLSFNSQGQQDIQYTQFMFNKLSFNPAYAGAKSSFLLSAIYRKQWVGINRAPQTITLNGHGAVLKKKLGLGLSLSYDEIGFSNRVNIETSYAYIIRFKNESFLSLGLRGSMYYTQIRWDQADLIDNFDAAIPQSTTSRILPNFGAGAYYQAKNWYLGLSVPHIFVNEGDFNIVASNGAVEPEFTQHYYMMGGFIFDLSKKVQVQQNLLLKYVVNAPLAIDINLSFVFVHRVLFGVTYRVGSSISAIVQIQVAPQLRIAAAYDYSTNALREYNSGSIEMMMSYWFIKRKKIGELYNERFF; encoded by the coding sequence ATGAAAAAGTATATATATTTATCTTTATGTGCCTGTTTGCTTTCTTTTAATAGCCAAGGTCAACAGGATATTCAGTACACTCAGTTTATGTTCAATAAATTGAGTTTTAATCCTGCCTATGCGGGGGCAAAGTCTTCTTTTTTGCTTTCTGCTATCTATCGCAAGCAATGGGTGGGTATTAATAGAGCACCACAAACCATTACCCTTAATGGACATGGTGCGGTTCTCAAAAAAAAATTAGGACTAGGCTTATCTCTTAGTTATGATGAAATTGGTTTCTCAAATCGCGTTAATATAGAGACTAGTTATGCTTATATTATTCGATTTAAGAATGAATCCTTTTTGAGTTTAGGCTTAAGAGGTTCTATGTATTATACTCAAATACGTTGGGACCAAGCTGATTTAATTGATAATTTTGATGCTGCAATTCCTCAATCTACCACAAGCAGAATTTTACCGAATTTTGGAGCAGGGGCATATTATCAAGCTAAAAACTGGTACTTAGGTCTTTCGGTGCCGCATATTTTTGTGAATGAAGGGGATTTTAATATTGTAGCATCTAATGGTGCTGTCGAACCAGAATTTACACAGCATTACTATATGATGGGAGGGTTTATTTTTGACCTATCTAAAAAGGTTCAAGTACAACAAAATCTTTTATTAAAATACGTCGTTAATGCACCATTAGCAATAGATATTAATCTAAGTTTTGTGTTTGTGCATCGAGTTTTGTTTGGTGTAACTTATCGAGTAGGGTCATCTATTAGCGCTATTGTACAAATACAAGTAGCACCTCAACTACGTATAGCGGCAGCGTACGATTACAGTACCAATGCACTGAGAGAATATAATTCTGGGTCTATTGAAATGATGATGAGTTATTGGTTTATCAAGCGCAAAAAAATAGGAGAGTTGTACAACGAACGTTTCTTTTAG
- a CDS encoding T9SS type A sorting domain-containing protein, which produces MFKSSLLFTSALALSLFLNTDALAQTKIWGVGSSVGVAEAEFQNSFIQDTIGPYDPNAWTALTVYENWGNTTGGASHAFWTRSTLGHSQGLYSSPPYYNPTPLPSPSLSNGIAIFDSDFLDNDSISVGAGSSPAKHRGELISPRIDLTGYTDSALVVKFFSQYVANGVNTDELSVSMSTDDGTTWSTPFDYRILQEEDVAGFVSVPMPTVTAGVTNLTECRIRFVFDTYYFFASIDDISIEIAPDYDIAIGKSSHVNNVLGKGDIVRISGNQYFPLSNIDPTDLKEWFWGAKLINFGGKTLYPQDNAQMRVSIDFYESNTGNLVSNVYSDTLNVDTLEAGQYNGKVFIAYLKNLDFIINNGAGEYRVKYWVTHDHSDATTDNDTAYHSFNITSKTSSYLSKAGLSTSDNRVAYSRRYFPGNGNYTHFEWGSAYHFPKGQTNNIRIDSIDFRYFIPTYSGPDSQTLVVNIYTIDDGSGATPANGYIGSDELTLVAEGYVLLTNLTSMAPKSYGIATATNFVDALGNPMGALEDDQMYFISIVQTAASGGGASFNYSNGISIAGEYQNYALNRLMSIPDTLLINTSRVTQTAVGQTPNSYGLGYGLDNVPSIGIHFAPDSTTTSIAQVEANNSPLMVTPNPATKNIQIEMNLTTATDVQYTLTDAMGRVLKTVNSKQVTSEIQTINIESLPTGVYFLTAKTDQEKWTQRIIKQ; this is translated from the coding sequence ATGTTTAAATCTAGTCTATTATTCACTAGTGCGCTTGCACTAAGTTTATTTCTTAACACTGATGCCCTTGCTCAAACAAAAATCTGGGGAGTTGGCTCCTCTGTAGGTGTTGCAGAAGCTGAATTTCAGAATTCATTTATTCAAGACACCATAGGACCTTATGATCCCAATGCTTGGACGGCTTTAACTGTTTATGAAAATTGGGGCAATACAACAGGAGGTGCTAGCCACGCTTTTTGGACAAGAAGTACTTTAGGACATTCTCAAGGTCTATATTCTAGCCCCCCTTATTATAATCCAACTCCACTTCCTTCGCCATCTTTAAGTAATGGAATTGCTATCTTTGATTCTGACTTTTTGGATAACGATAGTATCAGCGTAGGAGCGGGTTCTTCTCCTGCAAAGCATAGAGGGGAATTAATTTCACCTCGAATTGACTTAACTGGGTATACAGACTCCGCTCTTGTCGTTAAGTTTTTCTCTCAATATGTTGCCAATGGAGTAAACACCGACGAATTGAGCGTTTCTATGTCAACAGACGATGGTACTACTTGGAGTACGCCTTTTGATTATAGAATTTTGCAAGAAGAAGATGTAGCTGGTTTTGTTAGTGTGCCTATGCCTACCGTAACAGCAGGAGTAACCAACTTAACAGAATGCCGCATACGATTTGTCTTTGATACATACTATTTCTTTGCGTCTATTGATGATATTAGCATTGAAATTGCTCCTGATTATGATATTGCAATTGGAAAATCATCACACGTTAACAATGTTTTGGGTAAAGGAGATATTGTTAGAATAAGTGGCAACCAATACTTTCCTTTATCAAACATAGATCCTACCGATTTAAAAGAGTGGTTCTGGGGTGCTAAGTTGATCAATTTTGGTGGCAAAACATTGTATCCGCAAGACAATGCACAAATGCGTGTTTCAATTGATTTTTATGAAAGCAATACAGGAAACCTAGTGAGCAATGTTTATAGTGATACACTCAACGTGGACACCTTAGAAGCGGGACAGTACAATGGCAAGGTTTTTATTGCCTATTTAAAAAATCTTGATTTTATTATTAATAATGGCGCTGGAGAATATCGTGTAAAATACTGGGTAACTCACGATCATTCAGATGCTACTACAGATAACGATACTGCTTACCATTCATTCAACATTACTAGTAAAACTTCTAGTTATTTATCTAAAGCAGGTTTGAGTACATCCGATAATCGTGTAGCATATTCTAGACGTTATTTCCCTGGCAATGGCAATTATACACACTTTGAGTGGGGATCTGCATACCATTTTCCAAAAGGGCAGACCAACAATATTAGAATAGATTCTATTGATTTCCGCTACTTTATTCCTACTTACAGTGGACCTGATTCTCAAACACTGGTTGTGAATATTTACACCATAGACGATGGTTCAGGAGCTACTCCTGCGAATGGCTATATTGGAAGCGATGAGTTGACTTTGGTAGCTGAAGGATATGTTTTGCTAACTAATCTGACGTCTATGGCTCCCAAAAGTTATGGCATTGCAACAGCAACCAACTTTGTTGATGCTTTAGGAAATCCGATGGGTGCTTTAGAAGATGATCAAATGTATTTCATATCGATTGTGCAAACTGCTGCTTCTGGTGGAGGTGCTTCATTCAACTATAGCAATGGTATATCTATAGCTGGTGAATATCAAAACTATGCTTTAAACAGACTTATGAGCATACCTGATACACTTCTTATTAATACATCTAGAGTTACACAAACTGCTGTGGGGCAAACCCCTAATTCTTATGGATTAGGATATGGCTTGGATAATGTCCCTTCAATTGGTATTCACTTTGCACCAGATTCAACAACAACAAGCATTGCTCAAGTAGAAGCGAATAACTCTCCATTGATGGTTACTCCAAATCCTGCTACAAAGAATATTCAGATAGAGATGAATCTTACCACTGCTACCGACGTTCAATATACTTTAACTGATGCAATGGGACGCGTACTAAAAACCGTCAACAGCAAACAAGTTACTTCCGAAATACAGACGATTAATATAGAATCACTCCCTACAGGTGTCTACTTCTTGACAGCAAAAACAGATCAAGAAAAATGGACCCAACGTATTATCAAACAGTAA
- a CDS encoding transposase: MDDLQSRGVKDTLFLCSDNLKVLNKAVQAIFPQSIHQICIVHQIRNSLRDVSYKDRKVVVKVIKEIYQASNEEMAQKGFEKFKADWNTKYPMVVKVLGNKMGKSDSIFGVSQKIRKLIYTTNIIENFNARLQKYTLKEALSIWLSPFDIRIFCLLKSIFLSISINIYRSPSHLNTVPFSGGGTFFNPFALAASYHLL; the protein is encoded by the coding sequence GTGGATGATTTACAGTCTAGAGGAGTAAAAGATACCTTGTTTCTCTGTTCTGATAATCTCAAGGTTTTAAATAAGGCTGTACAAGCAATTTTTCCTCAGAGTATTCATCAGATTTGTATAGTTCATCAAATAAGAAATTCGCTGAGAGATGTCTCTTATAAAGATAGAAAAGTGGTTGTAAAAGTCATAAAAGAGATTTATCAGGCAAGTAATGAGGAGATGGCTCAAAAAGGCTTTGAAAAATTTAAGGCTGATTGGAATACTAAATACCCAATGGTGGTTAAAGTCCTGGGAAACAAAATGGGAAAATCTGACAGCATTTTTGGGGTATCCCAGAAAATTCGAAAGTTGATTTACACCACCAATATCATTGAGAACTTCAACGCCCGTTTACAGAAATATACACTTAAAGAAGCACTGTCGATTTGGCTTAGCCCTTTTGATATTCGTATCTTTTGTCTCTTAAAGAGCATATTCCTGAGCATTTCAATAAACATCTATCGCTCCCCATCCCACTTAAATACAGTGCCATTTAGTGGTGGAGGAACATTCTTTAATCCCTTTGCTTTAGCAGCTTCGTACCACCTTTTATAA
- a CDS encoding ubiquitin-like protein, whose protein sequence is MTTEFKKALKELQLNLNRWIEIADENQLQKDTNLMYKELLAIIDTTLKAPNQPFQVFIKNYNGKTYTLDISSDNSISEIKLKIEDKLGVPASEQRLIVAGKQLNDNKSAGDYRLKKESTIHLTLSLQGGDPLYVLCTTLCIAIPTMLWLIVKCGSRQKAKDYLEENASNDEVIDQLRNQNQGDLSSEDETVPEEEKQEKSKIKIEDIGNPMMLAYSPKYFKFENNTAKAKAESILNLFKEEGREFDSIEHIIATVMEHPDIQDALGVDKEIKALKLTIIEDCHKYGSQYDSLNEYHVKNGTWEQIPSSNHKIRPEGDYQLVVTINGSTYKYHVHSPTHPNRAPIPGEVMNVYGASGTQTSMNVINAILRHHPRPACWDEEVMITRKKNN, encoded by the coding sequence ATGACAACCGAATTCAAAAAAGCTCTTAAAGAGCTTCAGTTAAACCTCAATCGCTGGATAGAAATAGCAGATGAAAATCAATTACAAAAGGATACGAATCTTATGTATAAGGAACTTTTAGCGATAATAGATACGACTCTAAAAGCACCAAATCAACCCTTCCAAGTTTTTATTAAAAACTACAATGGCAAAACTTACACCTTAGATATTTCTTCTGACAATTCTATTTCAGAAATCAAGTTAAAGATAGAGGATAAATTAGGTGTTCCAGCAAGTGAACAACGTTTAATTGTTGCTGGGAAACAACTAAATGATAATAAGTCTGCTGGTGATTATAGACTTAAAAAAGAATCTACTATTCACTTAACATTGAGTTTACAAGGTGGAGATCCTTTATATGTTTTGTGTACTACCTTATGTATCGCTATACCAACAATGCTTTGGTTAATAGTAAAATGTGGTTCAAGGCAAAAAGCAAAAGATTATTTGGAAGAAAACGCTTCTAATGATGAGGTAATCGACCAACTTAGAAATCAAAATCAAGGTGACCTTTCATCAGAAGATGAAACTGTTCCAGAAGAGGAAAAGCAAGAGAAAAGTAAAATAAAAATTGAGGATATAGGGAACCCTATGATGCTAGCGTATTCCCCAAAATATTTTAAATTTGAGAATAATACAGCTAAAGCAAAAGCTGAATCTATTCTCAATTTATTCAAGGAAGAAGGTCGAGAATTTGATTCTATAGAGCATATAATCGCCACTGTTATGGAACATCCTGACATTCAAGATGCTTTAGGGGTAGACAAAGAAATTAAAGCATTAAAACTAACTATTATAGAAGACTGTCATAAATATGGTTCTCAATATGATTCTTTAAATGAATATCATGTGAAAAATGGTACATGGGAACAAATTCCAAGTAGCAACCATAAAATAAGACCTGAAGGAGATTATCAATTAGTAGTTACAATTAATGGTTCAACCTACAAATACCATGTCCATAGTCCTACTCATCCCAATCGTGCCCCAATACCAGGAGAAGTAATGAATGTATATGGAGCATCTGGCACTCAAACATCAATGAATGTAATAAACGCCATTCTTAGACATCATCCTAGACCTGCTTGTTGGGATGAAGAAGTTATGATAACTCGGAAAAAAAATAATTAA
- a CDS encoding site-specific integrase, whose protein sequence is MGNVRFNLKELDDSNKDTLIHLIFRYKGKRFKYSTGQKIKPKFWNSTKQRAKSTRQYPQSSELNALLDKLENITLTTYRQCINDGILPNSEDLKSALDVATFREVLKEKSKLPTFLEFFIHLIEEREKSPKYTKGTLKVYRTTYNHLLDYRQRKFKNLDFDTIDLNFFQTYTTYLFNEKQFSTNYVNKLFTTIKTVLNEATERGINKNMAYKSKKFRVPKEEAKNIYLTLAELKELHQLDLSNNNRLERVRDLFLVGCFTGLRFSDFTNIRPEHIQEVDGVKVIDIVTQKTQHPVTIPIHPIVEAIFKKYDDGKVILPRTISNQKMNQYLKELGALAEFKEEVIDSKSIGGKRIEEKKVKYEMISTHTARRSFATNAYKSGIPSTSIMKITGHTTETSFMKYIKINNEENAVLMAKNPFFN, encoded by the coding sequence ATGGGCAACGTACGTTTTAACCTCAAAGAGTTGGATGATTCCAACAAAGACACTTTAATACATCTTATCTTTAGATACAAAGGAAAGCGGTTTAAATATTCCACAGGGCAGAAGATTAAACCTAAGTTTTGGAATAGTACCAAGCAGCGAGCAAAAAGCACAAGGCAATATCCTCAGTCGTCAGAGTTGAATGCTTTATTGGATAAGTTAGAAAACATTACACTCACAACATACCGCCAATGTATCAATGATGGTATCTTACCCAATTCCGAAGATTTAAAGAGTGCTTTGGATGTAGCGACTTTTAGAGAAGTGTTAAAAGAAAAATCAAAATTGCCTACTTTCTTAGAGTTCTTTATTCATTTAATCGAGGAACGAGAAAAAAGCCCCAAGTACACTAAAGGTACTTTAAAAGTGTACCGCACTACCTACAATCATTTATTAGATTATCGACAGCGAAAATTTAAGAACTTAGATTTTGATACCATAGATTTAAACTTTTTTCAAACGTATACTACCTATCTTTTTAACGAAAAACAGTTTTCAACGAATTATGTTAATAAATTATTTACCACAATTAAGACCGTTTTAAATGAAGCAACGGAACGAGGTATCAATAAGAACATGGCGTATAAAAGTAAGAAGTTTAGAGTGCCAAAGGAAGAGGCTAAAAATATCTATCTTACGCTTGCCGAACTCAAAGAATTACATCAGTTAGACCTATCCAATAACAACCGATTAGAGCGAGTGAGAGACTTGTTTTTGGTGGGTTGTTTTACAGGATTACGATTTAGCGACTTTACCAACATACGCCCCGAACATATACAAGAAGTTGATGGTGTTAAGGTCATTGATATAGTGACTCAAAAAACACAACATCCAGTTACCATTCCAATACATCCCATAGTAGAAGCTATTTTTAAAAAATACGATGATGGCAAAGTAATTTTACCCCGTACTATATCCAATCAAAAGATGAATCAATACCTTAAAGAATTAGGAGCATTAGCAGAATTTAAGGAAGAGGTAATTGATTCTAAATCAATAGGAGGAAAGCGCATAGAAGAGAAGAAAGTAAAATACGAAATGATAAGCACACACACGGCAAGACGTTCCTTTGCTACTAATGCTTATAAAAGTGGGATACCTTCTACTTCTATTATGAAAATAACAGGGCACACAACAGAAACTTCCTTTATGAAGTACATTAAAATCAACAATGAAGAGAACGCCGTCTTGATGGCTAAGAATCCTTTTTTTAACTAA
- a CDS encoding helix-turn-helix domain-containing protein → MDGSLVVIPLEDLKGIIAQSVAQEFEKLQAPTAEPEKDKNVLLTRKDTAELLGVCLATLDNWTREGKLTKYRNGNAVRYNREEVLASFSTLQKYRR, encoded by the coding sequence ATGGACGGTTCTTTAGTAGTCATTCCCTTAGAAGATTTAAAAGGCATCATAGCTCAAAGCGTGGCGCAAGAGTTTGAAAAATTACAAGCCCCAACAGCCGAACCCGAAAAAGACAAAAATGTCTTACTCACTCGTAAAGATACCGCCGAACTCTTAGGCGTATGTTTGGCAACCTTGGACAATTGGACAAGAGAAGGTAAATTGACAAAGTACCGCAACGGGAATGCCGTTCGATACAATAGGGAAGAGGTCTTGGCTTCGTTCTCTACCTTGCAAAAATACAGACGTTAA
- a CDS encoding transposase: MIKRKSSHLPDIGSGLPQDIDAASRVVHAKRFLSNKWTDYKVHYLPFLIAFLRFALSKKNNNQDISLVIDGSQMGSKHVALVVSLAWKKRSIPICWVIRKGRKGHFPQQMHLDIIQQAAEILKPILFTQTKVTLLGDGEFDGASIQQLCRLKLGWKYAVRTAKNTILHEQGDCFKPRFTKVPDGETFLFIPSVEFSKEKIQDVNFLHWHDPKYDEPIFLISNLDDPFEIIRQYELRFSIETMFKDFKSRGFNMHKTRLKEAYDIFNLLIVGALAFCFIMGFGALHQNSPVKKKVQEKQNQQFSIFTLGLKLVHYFIEREIPFVFSLIFSKNSS, encoded by the coding sequence ATGATTAAACGAAAAAGTAGCCATTTGCCAGATATAGGTAGTGGTTTACCTCAAGATATAGATGCCGCAAGTCGAGTTGTTCATGCCAAACGATTTCTGTCAAATAAGTGGACAGATTACAAGGTACATTATCTTCCCTTTCTAATTGCATTTTTACGTTTTGCTTTATCCAAAAAGAATAATAATCAAGACATTAGTTTAGTAATAGATGGGAGTCAAATGGGAAGTAAACATGTCGCTCTTGTTGTCAGTCTAGCTTGGAAAAAACGTAGTATTCCTATTTGTTGGGTAATCAGAAAAGGGCGTAAAGGACATTTCCCCCAACAAATGCATTTAGACATTATTCAACAAGCAGCCGAAATCTTAAAACCGATTCTTTTTACTCAAACTAAAGTGACTTTATTAGGAGATGGAGAGTTTGATGGAGCATCTATACAGCAATTATGTCGCCTAAAGTTAGGCTGGAAATATGCTGTAAGAACAGCCAAGAATACAATTTTACATGAGCAAGGAGACTGTTTTAAACCTCGATTTACAAAAGTACCAGATGGAGAAACATTTTTGTTTATCCCATCTGTTGAGTTTTCTAAAGAGAAAATTCAAGATGTAAATTTTCTGCATTGGCATGATCCTAAATATGATGAGCCAATATTTTTGATTAGTAATCTAGATGACCCCTTTGAAATTATAAGGCAATATGAACTGCGTTTTTCAATTGAAACCATGTTCAAAGATTTCAAATCAAGAGGATTTAATATGCATAAAACAAGATTAAAGGAAGCTTATGACATATTTAATCTGTTGATTGTTGGTGCATTAGCTTTTTGTTTTATTATGGGATTTGGTGCTTTACATCAAAACAGTCCAGTAAAAAAGAAAGTTCAAGAAAAACAAAATCAACAGTTTTCAATTTTTACATTGGGCTTAAAATTAGTTCATTATTTTATTGAAAGGGAAATCCCTTTCGTCTTTTCTCTCATATTTTCAAAGAACTCGTCTTAG
- a CDS encoding JAB domain-containing protein gives MDIQLTEAEKIKILNSDDIYSIMQKVLLREQKIDQNREHFWVIGLESNQRILFIELISLGTVNKALVEPMEVFSLALQKRAVKIVLCHNHPSGELKPSEADKDITDRLIQVGLIVDTPVVDHLIISTKSYLSFVDIGLLAELEKSTKYVPPYVLIERAKEEAAKIAEKNKAVDIAKELKRRDTPVETIAEITGLTVSEIKQLRVRKK, from the coding sequence ATGGACATCCAATTAACAGAAGCCGAAAAAATCAAAATTCTCAATTCAGATGACATTTACAGTATCATGCAAAAGGTGTTGTTGCGAGAACAGAAGATTGACCAAAATAGAGAACATTTTTGGGTGATTGGTTTGGAGAGTAACCAACGGATTTTGTTTATAGAATTAATCAGCTTGGGAACGGTGAACAAAGCCTTGGTAGAGCCAATGGAAGTCTTTTCTTTGGCATTGCAAAAACGAGCCGTTAAGATTGTCTTGTGTCACAACCACCCAAGCGGCGAACTCAAACCCTCAGAGGCAGATAAGGACATAACAGACCGCTTAATTCAAGTAGGCTTGATTGTAGATACGCCTGTGGTTGACCATCTGATTATCTCTACTAAGAGTTATTTAAGTTTTGTGGATATTGGTTTGTTGGCAGAGTTGGAGAAAAGTACCAAGTATGTACCGCCTTATGTCTTGATTGAGCGAGCAAAGGAGGAAGCGGCTAAGATTGCAGAAAAGAACAAAGCTGTTGACATTGCAAAGGAACTCAAACGAAGAGATACGCCCGTGGAAACGATTGCCGAAATTACAGGTTTGACCGTTTCGGAAATTAAGCAATTGCGAGTTCGTAAGAAGTAA
- a CDS encoding IS4 family transposase has translation MKDTEKVLKDILSDHFAGQSQRLTMLSKLVISIIKMSSISYAQLSLVLNPFAKRESNFKRIQRFMKEYKFCRKCYIQLVWKLIVFSNQWVALSIDRTNWKFGKININILLIGISYNGTAIPLIWTLLDKRGNSSQQERIDLMQSLMSHLTIKQKGQIKYLLADREFIGNQWISYLKSLPLIFIIRIRSNSLMRKFGQIKEVKVGKYFSQSTFKALRKQRILFKHQLYIGGQKLGKSEWLILISNKPISKGKRIYQERWGIEVFFSACKTRGFNFEDTHVTAPSRLSSLLFLVAIAFVWSYKTGEWLIKRGGKIPIKKLKTRKAKLFSIFRIGLDYIKERLLNFLTLFQELKLLSCT, from the coding sequence ATGAAAGATACAGAAAAAGTTCTTAAAGATATATTATCTGATCATTTTGCTGGTCAAAGTCAGCGATTGACCATGTTGAGTAAGCTGGTTATTTCCATAATAAAAATGAGCAGCATTAGCTATGCTCAACTTTCGCTGGTATTGAACCCTTTTGCAAAACGAGAATCTAATTTCAAAAGGATTCAACGTTTCATGAAAGAATACAAATTCTGTCGTAAGTGCTATATTCAATTAGTTTGGAAACTCATTGTTTTTAGTAATCAGTGGGTAGCTCTGAGCATTGATAGAACCAATTGGAAATTTGGGAAAATCAACATCAATATTTTACTAATAGGTATTAGCTATAATGGAACAGCAATACCACTTATTTGGACTCTATTAGACAAAAGAGGTAACTCTTCTCAACAGGAACGGATAGATTTAATGCAAAGCTTGATGAGTCATTTAACAATAAAGCAAAAAGGGCAAATCAAATATTTGTTAGCAGACCGTGAGTTTATTGGTAATCAATGGATAAGCTATTTAAAATCTTTGCCTTTAATTTTTATTATTAGAATCCGAAGTAACAGTTTGATGCGAAAGTTTGGACAAATAAAAGAAGTAAAAGTTGGCAAATACTTTAGCCAATCAACTTTTAAAGCTTTGAGAAAACAAAGAATACTTTTCAAGCACCAACTTTATATTGGAGGTCAGAAACTAGGTAAATCTGAATGGCTTATTTTGATAAGTAACAAACCTATTTCAAAAGGTAAAAGAATTTATCAAGAACGCTGGGGAATCGAAGTTTTTTTCTCAGCTTGTAAAACAAGAGGATTTAATTTTGAGGATACTCATGTAACAGCACCATCTAGATTATCCAGTCTACTATTTCTTGTTGCAATAGCCTTTGTTTGGTCTTATAAAACAGGAGAATGGTTAATCAAAAGAGGGGGTAAAATTCCAATAAAAAAACTAAAAACTCGAAAAGCTAAACTCTTTAGTATTTTTAGAATTGGCTTAGATTATATCAAAGAACGTTTACTTAACTTTTTAACTTTATTTCAGGAATTAAAACTTTTGTCCTGTACTTAG
- a CDS encoding IS1 family transposase, whose amino-acid sequence MCSISIQIKCPHCHNSKVVKNGKKTTGRQNFLCKNCGKQFQAEYLYQGADPSMKAQLQSSLLHGSGIRDCYKIFGISPKTTLRFILEQGEKIKITPRQKKYKKVQIDELYSFVNQKGKKVWIFYVYAPETKEILAVTMGKRTKKQLRYLMTQLKCLDIEIEFYCTDAFKSFKEVLPYYQHIIGKSFTKDIEGINTLIRSKIARFHRRTTKFSKKLKYQWHLFKIFVFYFNELPSYI is encoded by the coding sequence ATGTGTTCAATATCTATACAAATAAAATGTCCTCATTGCCACAATTCAAAGGTCGTTAAAAACGGGAAAAAAACCACAGGAAGACAAAACTTTCTGTGTAAGAATTGTGGCAAACAATTTCAAGCTGAATATTTATACCAAGGAGCAGATCCAAGTATGAAAGCCCAGCTACAAAGTTCTTTATTACATGGTAGTGGTATTAGAGATTGTTACAAAATATTTGGAATTAGTCCTAAAACTACTCTTCGATTTATACTAGAGCAAGGAGAAAAAATTAAAATTACTCCTAGACAAAAGAAGTATAAAAAAGTGCAAATTGATGAGTTATATTCCTTTGTGAATCAGAAAGGTAAAAAAGTGTGGATTTTCTACGTTTACGCTCCTGAGACCAAAGAAATATTAGCTGTAACAATGGGCAAACGTACAAAAAAGCAACTTCGATATTTAATGACACAATTAAAGTGTCTAGATATAGAAATTGAATTTTACTGTACAGATGCTTTTAAGAGTTTTAAAGAGGTCTTACCTTATTATCAACATATTATTGGTAAATCTTTTACTAAAGATATTGAAGGTATTAATACTCTTATTCGCTCTAAAATTGCACGATTTCACCGAAGAACTACCAAGTTTTCTAAGAAACTTAAGTATCAATGGCATTTGTTTAAAATTTTTGTCTTTTATTTCAATGAACTTCCATCATACATTTAA